One genomic window of Micromonospora sp. WMMD1128 includes the following:
- a CDS encoding TOMM precursor leader peptide-binding protein, whose protein sequence is MSTAYETVAQTRPRMRHDVLFTRTEDGVLFHNASSGFRLSSGAAYRLASLLVPHLNGRNRVADICRPLPEPQRVMIGELVGALYARGFARDVPAEEDPESILGSAVAGWFASQIAYVDHYTDRPAHRFAAFRDTRVAVLGTGPVARACATALLRNGAAGVTVAAGVAGDLAAETDALTAAGCPVRVDELPDADVGWADLDADLVVVAAGDRAPRDTLRLLTAGIPAGRLLLPAWVCGERMLVGPVQGPDRRGCWCCAMDRLTDNDDTGAAGAVWRAAALPAGTGPVAAEPDGPLAAMVGNLLAYEVFRLTTGALPAETDGAVIVQHLASLDVLAEPLLTRPGCAFCPPEPPDASEASEVELALDEPTVEEDESARADAAVAQLVVHQPLLQPHLGVFRRYDDERWDQSPIKIGAVDLTDPRGHRRTVHAFDVHHVAAARLRALRVAAVTTTGQAAVRRPPAADAPRLDAARLGLDSGWGEPAAGDWAAARSLLTGAAAAVPAAVLEPFGAANRARGAEPTRAGGGAGGDLAEAVRSGLASALAYRALRAVVEGRAAARQVRLETHGTDPELLFLTKSAANLGIPVELLDLTGVPEAGLSVLLARYLDQTAGRWRYAVAGDPVHTVAARAALRDVLGQAALHAQDPAVTPDTGDPLLEEFDAGTLTVRDTTPATGAAHRWSEVRERLRERGHDVLVAPVGGADLAAGGLVAVKVLLTAGDGR, encoded by the coding sequence ATGAGCACTGCCTACGAGACGGTGGCTCAGACCCGGCCGCGGATGCGACACGACGTGCTGTTCACCCGCACCGAGGACGGAGTGCTGTTCCACAACGCCAGCAGCGGCTTCCGGCTGTCCTCCGGCGCGGCCTACCGGCTGGCGTCGCTGCTCGTGCCGCACCTGAACGGGCGCAACCGGGTCGCCGACATCTGCCGGCCGCTGCCCGAGCCGCAGCGCGTCATGATCGGCGAGCTGGTCGGCGCGCTCTACGCGCGCGGTTTCGCCCGGGACGTGCCGGCCGAGGAGGATCCGGAGTCGATCCTCGGCTCCGCCGTTGCCGGTTGGTTCGCCAGCCAGATCGCCTACGTCGACCACTACACCGACCGACCGGCGCACCGCTTCGCCGCCTTTCGCGACACCCGGGTGGCGGTGCTCGGCACCGGTCCCGTCGCCCGGGCCTGCGCCACCGCCCTGCTCCGCAACGGCGCCGCCGGGGTGACGGTGGCGGCCGGGGTCGCGGGCGACCTCGCCGCCGAGACGGACGCGCTGACCGCGGCGGGGTGTCCGGTCCGGGTCGACGAACTGCCCGACGCCGACGTCGGCTGGGCCGACCTCGACGCGGACCTCGTCGTGGTGGCGGCCGGTGACCGCGCGCCCCGGGACACGCTGCGGTTGCTCACGGCGGGCATCCCGGCCGGCCGGCTGCTCCTGCCGGCATGGGTCTGCGGGGAGCGGATGCTCGTCGGCCCGGTGCAGGGGCCCGATCGCCGGGGCTGCTGGTGCTGCGCGATGGACCGGCTGACCGACAACGACGACACCGGCGCGGCGGGTGCGGTGTGGCGGGCCGCCGCCCTGCCCGCCGGGACCGGACCGGTCGCCGCCGAGCCGGACGGGCCGTTGGCCGCCATGGTCGGCAACCTGCTGGCGTACGAGGTCTTCCGGCTCACCACCGGCGCGCTGCCGGCGGAGACCGACGGTGCGGTGATCGTCCAGCACCTGGCCTCGCTCGACGTGCTGGCCGAGCCGCTGCTGACCCGTCCCGGGTGTGCCTTCTGCCCGCCGGAGCCGCCGGACGCGTCCGAGGCGTCCGAGGTGGAGCTGGCGCTGGACGAGCCGACCGTCGAGGAGGACGAGTCGGCGCGGGCCGACGCGGCCGTGGCGCAACTCGTCGTGCACCAGCCGCTGCTCCAGCCGCACCTGGGCGTGTTCCGGCGCTACGACGACGAACGCTGGGACCAGAGCCCGATCAAGATCGGCGCGGTCGACCTCACCGATCCGCGTGGCCACCGCCGTACCGTCCACGCCTTCGACGTACACCACGTCGCCGCCGCGCGGCTGCGGGCGCTGCGGGTCGCCGCCGTGACCACCACCGGCCAGGCGGCCGTCCGCCGGCCGCCCGCCGCCGACGCGCCCCGGCTCGACGCCGCCCGGCTCGGCCTGGACTCCGGTTGGGGTGAGCCCGCCGCGGGCGACTGGGCGGCGGCGCGGTCGCTGCTCACCGGCGCGGCGGCGGCGGTGCCGGCCGCGGTGCTGGAGCCGTTCGGAGCGGCCAACCGCGCCCGCGGCGCGGAACCGACCCGGGCCGGCGGGGGCGCCGGCGGCGACCTGGCCGAGGCGGTGCGGTCCGGGCTGGCCTCGGCGCTCGCGTACCGCGCGCTGCGCGCGGTCGTCGAGGGCCGGGCCGCCGCGCGGCAGGTACGCCTGGAAACCCACGGAACGGACCCGGAACTGCTCTTCCTGACCAAGTCGGCGGCGAACCTCGGGATCCCGGTGGAACTGCTCGACCTCACCGGCGTGCCGGAGGCCGGGCTGAGCGTGCTGCTGGCCCGCTACCTCGACCAGACGGCGGGCCGGTGGCGGTACGCCGTGGCCGGCGACCCGGTCCACACGGTGGCCGCCCGCGCGGCGCTGCGGGACGTGCTCGGCCAGGCCGCGTTGCACGCGCAGGATCCGGCGGTGACGCCGGACACCGGCGACCCGCTGCTGGAGGAGTTCGACGCGGGCACCCTCACGGTGCGGGACACGACACCCGCCACCGGGGCCGCCCACCGCTGGTCGGAGGTGCGGGAGCGGCTGCGGGAGCGGGGACACGACGTGCTCGTGGCGCCGGTCGGCGGCGCGGACCTGGCCGCCGGTGGCCTGGTCGCGGTCAAGGTGCTGCTGACCGCGGGGGACGGCAGGTGA
- a CDS encoding BTAD domain-containing putative transcriptional regulator, whose product MESHVASLPARRDPALVAPTPTAAFRVLGPLTLTTGADALVLPPSKVTCLLAALLLHPDEVVSVATLQQAIWGDDPPVSARAALQTCALRLRQLFQRHGLTANVIRTVPGGYRITAGPQTVDLMRFRELAGRTRAEPEPETELATLEEALALWREPMLANVPSEALHRDVVPRVGEERVRVIERLCDLKIGLGRDRSVLVDLWAATRVYPANERFAAKLVEVLYRTGRQADALTELRRIKEHLGNELGVGPGAGLRRLELAILRGEAPTPVVTTTSRPAPPTPVRPPAAGFVGRAALCRTLADRLRGGTRIVVLSGLPGVGKTALAQHVAGLVADDFPGGVWPVEPDATDASSPPTPAGRRLLLADDVADATLARRLPALLSPGDVLLLTSRPSLSALVARLGGWLHRVEPLDRDEALDLLGVALGPDRVRAEPRAAADLAALCEHLPLALRIAATRVLLRARMTLDEAAEWLRADPIGRLSLPGDPEMSLAGRLDGALARLGDALADAFLRLAAGAPETITVPGAAGLLGVDPARARELLDDLVDQSLMEEAADQYRIRDLLRRHALGVAGRRPTPDRVKGTLG is encoded by the coding sequence ATGGAATCACACGTGGCGAGCCTGCCCGCGCGACGTGACCCGGCGCTGGTGGCGCCCACGCCGACCGCCGCCTTTCGCGTACTCGGCCCGCTGACGCTCACCACCGGCGCCGACGCGCTCGTACTGCCGCCGTCGAAGGTGACCTGCCTGCTGGCGGCGCTGTTGCTGCATCCCGACGAGGTGGTGTCGGTCGCCACGCTGCAGCAGGCGATCTGGGGCGACGATCCGCCCGTCTCGGCCCGGGCCGCGTTGCAGACCTGCGCCCTGCGACTGCGTCAGTTGTTCCAGCGGCACGGGCTGACCGCGAACGTGATCCGGACCGTGCCCGGCGGCTACCGGATCACCGCCGGTCCGCAGACCGTCGACCTGATGCGGTTCCGCGAGCTGGCCGGCCGGACCCGCGCCGAACCGGAGCCGGAGACCGAGCTGGCCACCCTCGAGGAGGCGCTCGCGCTGTGGCGCGAACCGATGCTGGCGAACGTGCCGTCGGAGGCGTTGCACCGGGACGTCGTGCCCCGGGTGGGCGAGGAACGCGTCCGGGTCATCGAACGGCTCTGTGACCTCAAGATCGGGTTGGGTCGGGACCGGTCGGTGCTCGTGGACCTCTGGGCGGCGACCCGCGTCTACCCGGCGAACGAACGCTTCGCCGCGAAGCTCGTCGAGGTGCTGTACCGCACCGGGCGGCAGGCCGACGCGCTCACCGAACTGCGCCGGATCAAGGAGCACCTCGGCAACGAACTGGGCGTCGGGCCCGGTGCCGGGCTGCGGCGGCTGGAACTGGCCATCCTGCGCGGCGAGGCGCCGACGCCTGTCGTCACCACGACGTCCCGGCCCGCGCCGCCGACGCCCGTACGGCCGCCGGCCGCCGGCTTCGTCGGCCGGGCGGCGCTCTGCCGCACCCTCGCCGACCGGCTGCGCGGCGGCACCCGCATCGTGGTGCTCAGCGGGCTGCCGGGCGTCGGCAAGACCGCCCTCGCCCAGCACGTCGCCGGACTCGTCGCCGACGACTTCCCCGGCGGCGTGTGGCCCGTCGAGCCGGACGCCACCGACGCGTCGTCTCCCCCCACGCCTGCCGGCCGCCGCCTGCTGCTGGCCGACGACGTCGCTGACGCGACGCTGGCCCGGCGGCTGCCGGCGCTGCTGTCCCCGGGTGACGTTCTGCTGCTGACCAGCCGGCCGAGCCTTTCCGCCCTGGTCGCCCGGCTCGGCGGTTGGCTGCACCGGGTCGAGCCGCTCGACCGGGACGAGGCCCTGGACCTGCTCGGGGTGGCCCTGGGCCCGGACCGGGTCCGGGCCGAGCCGCGGGCCGCGGCCGACCTCGCCGCACTGTGCGAACACCTGCCGCTGGCGCTCCGGATCGCCGCCACCCGGGTTCTCCTGCGTGCCCGGATGACCCTCGACGAGGCCGCCGAGTGGCTGCGGGCGGACCCGATCGGGCGCCTGAGCCTGCCCGGCGACCCGGAGATGTCCCTCGCCGGCCGGCTCGACGGGGCACTGGCCCGGCTCGGCGACGCGCTCGCCGACGCCTTCCTCCGGCTGGCCGCCGGAGCGCCGGAGACGATCACCGTCCCCGGCGCCGCCGGCCTGCTCGGCGTGGACCCGGCCCGGGCGCGCGAGCTGCTCGACGACCTCGTCGACCAGAGCCTGATGGAAGAGGCCGCGGACCAGTACCGGATCCGTGACCTGTTGCGGCGGCACGCGCTCGGCGTCGCCGGCCGACGACCGACCCCCGATCGAGTGAAGGGAACCCTCGGATGA
- a CDS encoding helix-turn-helix transcriptional regulator has translation MLDNPTWDVDDLIRGLDMPETAVHDALAALADRAMILPSTGRPGELRAVSPQLGLLALLDQAEQRTVAEQAGIQATRASVLARAASRDGHREREEIVRLKGIDEVRDRLSEHARTVAESVMMLTVGRAIPPQIRETGGALSRMALARGVTIRHIYQETLLKDPASCAYAEAMAEYGEESRVMPGAPMRMTLVDRRIALLPSASRAQRGAVEIRSVRLVSALCLLFDLLWEKSVPLSRPADGNPDGLTEQASAILRLLRCGRTDEAIGRQLGLSERTVRRTVADLMKRLDADSRFQAGVEAALRGWI, from the coding sequence ATGTTGGACAATCCGACGTGGGACGTCGACGACCTCATCCGGGGTCTCGACATGCCGGAGACGGCCGTCCACGACGCCCTCGCCGCGCTTGCCGACCGCGCGATGATCCTGCCCTCGACGGGCCGGCCGGGTGAGCTGCGCGCGGTGAGCCCGCAGCTCGGCCTGCTCGCCCTCCTGGACCAGGCGGAGCAGCGGACGGTCGCCGAACAGGCCGGGATCCAGGCGACCCGCGCCTCGGTGCTGGCCCGCGCGGCGAGCCGGGACGGCCACCGCGAACGGGAGGAAATCGTCCGCCTCAAGGGGATCGACGAAGTCCGCGACCGGCTCTCCGAACACGCTCGCACCGTCGCCGAGAGCGTCATGATGCTGACCGTGGGTCGGGCGATTCCACCACAGATCAGGGAAACCGGCGGAGCCCTGAGCCGGATGGCACTGGCCCGTGGTGTGACGATTCGTCACATCTATCAGGAAACGCTACTGAAGGATCCGGCCTCCTGCGCATATGCGGAGGCCATGGCCGAATACGGGGAGGAAAGTCGGGTCATGCCGGGCGCGCCGATGCGAATGACGCTCGTGGACCGCAGAATCGCGCTCCTGCCGAGTGCCTCCCGGGCCCAGCGGGGCGCGGTGGAAATCCGCAGTGTCCGCCTGGTCTCCGCGCTCTGCCTGCTGTTCGACCTGCTGTGGGAGAAGAGCGTCCCGCTGTCCCGTCCGGCCGACGGCAACCCCGACGGGCTGACCGAGCAGGCGAGCGCCATCCTGCGGCTGCTCCGCTGTGGACGCACCGACGAGGCGATCGGCCGCCAGCTCGGCCTGTCTGAACGCACCGTACGCCGCACGGTCGCCGACCTCATGAAGCGGCTGGACGCCGACAGCCGCTTCCAGGCCGGCGTGGAAGCGGCTCTCCGCGGCTGGATCTGA
- the pheT gene encoding phenylalanine--tRNA ligase subunit beta, with protein sequence MRVSVSWLREYVDLPADLPIGDLEQALVDLGIEVESIVDLRATVTGPLVVGEVLEIEELTGFKKPIRFCRVDVGAANGTGEPQEIVCGARNFAPGDKVVVILPGGVLPGDFAIGARKTYGRNSHGMICSAKELGLGDDHSGIIVLPADVKAQPGDDARPVVGLDDVVVEMEITPDRGYALSVRGIARELSHALGVPFRDPADVPATGGTAEPAYPVEVRDTVGCDRFAARMVRGVDPTVATPDWMRQRLTAAGIRSISLPVDLTNYLMLELGQPMHAFDADRIAGPLVVRRAEPGEKLTTLDGVSRALAPADMVICDETGPISLAAVMGGETSEVLASTTNVLFEAAHWDPAMVGRTARRHKLFSEAAKRWERGVDPALPLVALEKAVRLLTDLAGGTAGTEVLDLDHVRPLPPVTLPVDLPSRRIGVSYPTDRVVELLEQVGCAVTRGADRLGEDPGAAGVAAAGAGEVLTVTPPSWRPDLTDPADLVEEVVRLDGYDRVPSVLPTARPGRGLTPPQQRRRAVARSLAERGWVEVLAQPFVAPELADQLGLPADDPRRPAVRVANPLSEEEPLLRTTLLGPLLGIVRRNVGRGQRDVAIYEIGAVFHPRPGAGAPPAMGVDRRPTDEEFAAADAVVPSQPRHVAVALCGEIEPAGWWGAGRAASWADAVEAGRAVLDAAGIPADRVTVRAGERAPWHPGRCAELLVDDAVVGHAGELHPAVVAALELPRRTSAMELDLDALPAAPLAAGPAVSTFPPALIDVALVVDEAVPAAEVQRALVEGAGALLEDVRLFDVYASEQLGAGRKSLAYKLTFRAPDRTLAGEEAVAARDAAVALAAERVGATLRGA encoded by the coding sequence ATGCGAGTTTCTGTCAGTTGGCTGCGGGAGTACGTGGACCTCCCCGCCGACCTGCCCATCGGCGACCTGGAGCAGGCGCTCGTCGACCTGGGCATCGAGGTTGAGTCGATCGTGGACCTGCGGGCGACCGTCACCGGTCCGCTGGTCGTGGGTGAGGTCCTGGAGATCGAGGAGCTGACCGGTTTCAAGAAGCCGATCCGCTTCTGCCGGGTGGACGTGGGGGCCGCGAACGGCACCGGCGAGCCGCAGGAGATCGTCTGCGGGGCGCGCAACTTCGCCCCGGGCGACAAGGTCGTGGTGATCCTCCCGGGCGGCGTGCTGCCGGGCGACTTCGCCATCGGCGCGCGCAAGACGTACGGGCGCAACTCCCACGGCATGATCTGCTCGGCGAAGGAGCTGGGCCTGGGCGACGACCACTCGGGCATCATCGTGCTGCCGGCGGACGTGAAGGCCCAGCCCGGCGATGACGCGCGGCCGGTCGTCGGCCTCGACGACGTCGTGGTCGAGATGGAGATCACCCCGGACCGGGGGTACGCGCTGAGCGTCCGCGGCATCGCCCGGGAGCTGTCGCACGCGCTCGGCGTGCCGTTCCGCGACCCGGCCGACGTGCCGGCCACCGGCGGGACCGCCGAGCCGGCGTACCCGGTGGAGGTGCGGGACACGGTCGGCTGCGACCGGTTCGCCGCCCGGATGGTGCGCGGCGTGGACCCGACCGTCGCCACGCCCGACTGGATGCGGCAGCGGCTCACCGCGGCCGGCATCCGCAGCATCTCGCTGCCGGTCGACCTCACCAACTACCTGATGCTCGAACTCGGCCAGCCGATGCACGCCTTCGACGCCGACCGGATCGCCGGGCCGCTCGTGGTGCGTCGCGCCGAGCCGGGGGAGAAGCTGACCACGCTCGACGGGGTGAGCCGCGCCCTCGCGCCGGCGGACATGGTCATCTGCGACGAGACGGGGCCGATCTCGCTGGCCGCGGTGATGGGCGGCGAGACGAGCGAGGTGCTCGCCTCCACCACGAACGTGCTGTTCGAGGCGGCGCACTGGGATCCGGCCATGGTCGGCCGCACCGCCCGGCGGCACAAGCTGTTCAGCGAGGCCGCGAAGCGCTGGGAGCGGGGTGTCGACCCGGCGCTGCCGCTTGTCGCGCTGGAGAAGGCGGTCCGGCTGCTCACCGACCTGGCCGGCGGCACGGCCGGCACCGAGGTGCTCGACCTCGACCACGTCCGCCCGCTTCCGCCGGTCACACTGCCGGTGGACCTGCCGTCGCGCCGGATCGGCGTGTCCTACCCAACCGACCGGGTGGTGGAGCTGCTGGAGCAGGTCGGGTGCGCGGTCACCCGGGGCGCGGACCGGCTCGGCGAGGACCCGGGGGCGGCCGGGGTGGCCGCCGCCGGGGCCGGCGAGGTGCTGACCGTGACGCCGCCGAGCTGGCGGCCCGACCTGACCGATCCGGCCGACCTGGTGGAGGAGGTGGTCCGCCTCGACGGGTACGACCGGGTGCCGTCGGTGCTGCCCACCGCGCGCCCCGGCCGGGGCCTGACCCCGCCGCAGCAGCGCCGTCGCGCGGTGGCCCGCTCGCTCGCCGAGCGTGGCTGGGTCGAGGTGCTGGCGCAGCCGTTCGTCGCGCCGGAGCTGGCCGACCAGCTCGGCCTGCCGGCCGACGACCCGCGCCGGCCCGCGGTGCGGGTGGCGAACCCGCTGTCCGAGGAGGAGCCGCTGCTGCGCACCACCCTGCTCGGCCCGCTGCTCGGCATCGTCCGGCGCAACGTCGGCCGGGGCCAGCGGGACGTCGCGATCTACGAGATCGGCGCGGTCTTCCACCCGCGTCCGGGCGCCGGCGCCCCGCCGGCCATGGGTGTGGACCGGCGGCCCACCGACGAGGAGTTCGCCGCCGCCGACGCGGTGGTGCCATCGCAGCCGCGGCACGTGGCGGTGGCGTTGTGCGGGGAGATCGAGCCGGCCGGCTGGTGGGGCGCGGGCCGCGCGGCAAGCTGGGCGGACGCCGTCGAGGCGGGCCGGGCGGTGCTCGACGCCGCCGGCATCCCCGCCGACCGGGTCACCGTCCGGGCCGGTGAGCGCGCCCCGTGGCACCCGGGCCGCTGCGCCGAGCTGCTCGTCGACGACGCCGTCGTGGGTCACGCCGGCGAACTGCACCCGGCCGTGGTGGCGGCGCTGGAGCTGCCCCGGCGTACCAGCGCCATGGAGCTGGACCTGGACGCGCTTCCGGCCGCGCCGCTGGCGGCCGGGCCGGCCGTCTCCACGTTCCCGCCGGCCCTGATCGACGTGGCGCTCGTGGTCGACGAGGCGGTGCCGGCGGCCGAGGTGCAGCGGGCCCTGGTCGAGGGGGCCGGCGCGCTGCTGGAGGACGTCCGACTCTTCGACGTCTACGCCTCGGAGCAGCTCGGCGCGGGACGGAAGTCGCTTGCGTACAAGCTGACGTTCCGGGCGCCCGACCGGACGCTCGCCGGCGAGGAGGCGGTGGCCGCCCGGGACGCGGCGGTCGCCCTCGCCGCGGAGCGCGTGGGGGCCACCCTCCGCGGGGCTTGA
- the pheS gene encoding phenylalanine--tRNA ligase subunit alpha, whose amino-acid sequence MSYRNDPYDPKQVALLDPDALAGAVADAEKAFAAAADPDALTALRPAHLGDRSPVSLARREIGALPPAAKSDAGKRVNEARRAIESAYAARQEILDREQAERVLVEERVDVTLPYDRRPRGARHPLTVLMEQISDLFVGMGYEVAEGPEVELEWTNFDALNIPADHPARGLMDTFHIAPADGSAAAAAGSAGSGLVLRTHTSPVQARTMLTRKPPIYVVVPGRVYRTDELDATHAPVFHQVEGLVVDRGITMAHLRGTLDHFARAMFGEGAKTRWRPHYFPFTEPSAEFDVWFPEHRDGPQWVEWGGCGMVNPRVLRACGIDPEVYSGFAFGMGIDRTVMVRHGVSDMRDMAEGDVRFTRAFGA is encoded by the coding sequence ATGAGCTACCGCAACGATCCGTACGACCCGAAGCAGGTCGCCCTGCTCGACCCGGACGCCCTGGCCGGGGCCGTGGCCGACGCCGAGAAGGCGTTCGCCGCCGCCGCCGACCCGGACGCGCTGACCGCGCTGCGCCCGGCGCACCTGGGGGACCGGTCCCCGGTGTCGCTCGCGCGCCGGGAGATCGGCGCGCTGCCGCCGGCCGCGAAGTCCGACGCCGGCAAGCGGGTCAACGAAGCCCGCCGGGCGATCGAGTCCGCGTACGCCGCCCGGCAGGAGATCCTGGACCGCGAGCAGGCCGAGCGGGTGCTGGTGGAGGAGCGGGTCGACGTGACCCTGCCGTACGACCGCCGGCCGCGCGGCGCCCGCCACCCGCTGACCGTGCTGATGGAGCAGATCAGCGACCTGTTCGTCGGCATGGGCTACGAGGTGGCCGAGGGGCCTGAGGTCGAGTTGGAGTGGACGAACTTCGACGCGCTCAACATCCCGGCCGATCACCCGGCGCGGGGCCTGATGGACACCTTCCACATCGCACCTGCCGACGGCTCTGCCGCGGCTGCGGCCGGCTCAGCGGGCTCGGGCCTCGTTCTTCGGACCCACACGTCGCCGGTGCAGGCGCGCACCATGCTCACCCGCAAGCCGCCGATCTACGTGGTGGTGCCCGGCCGGGTCTACCGCACCGACGAGCTGGACGCCACCCACGCGCCGGTCTTCCACCAGGTCGAGGGCCTGGTGGTGGACCGGGGCATCACCATGGCGCACCTGCGCGGCACGCTCGACCACTTCGCCCGGGCCATGTTCGGCGAGGGCGCGAAGACCCGCTGGCGTCCGCACTACTTCCCGTTCACCGAGCCGTCGGCGGAGTTCGACGTCTGGTTCCCGGAGCACCGGGACGGGCCGCAGTGGGTCGAGTGGGGCGGCTGCGGCATGGTCAACCCGCGGGTGCTGCGCGCCTGCGGCATCGACCCGGAGGTCTACTCCGGATTCGCGTTCGGCATGGGCATCGACCGGACCGTGATGGTCCGGCACGGGGTCAGCGACATGCGGGACATGGCCGAGGGCGACGTGCGGTTCACCCGCGCGTTCGGCGCCTGA
- a CDS encoding RNA methyltransferase, which yields MQSPSQGRRLDAVPGPFTPRTPRVAAARRLHRRRDRDQAGRFLAEGPQAVREALARGGTVIELFGTPAALDRYADLAATAARADVPVSEVTDDALAALAETVAPQGLVAVCRHLDVRLDEALARRPRLVAVLAGIRDPGNAGTVLRTADAAGAGAVVFAGEAVDPYNGKCVRASAGSLFHVDVVRADDPLRVVGALRAAGLSIFATTGYGDSDLDDLADAGRLAAPTGWLFGSEAHGLPEELTAVADARVRVPLHGRAESLNLAAAAAVCLYSSARALRAPGGTRETAGESAS from the coding sequence ATGCAGTCACCGTCGCAGGGGAGGCGCCTCGACGCTGTTCCCGGCCCGTTCACCCCGCGTACCCCCAGGGTCGCGGCGGCCCGCCGGCTGCACCGCCGGCGCGACCGCGACCAGGCCGGCCGGTTCCTGGCCGAGGGGCCGCAGGCCGTCCGCGAGGCGCTCGCCCGCGGCGGCACGGTGATCGAGCTGTTCGGCACGCCGGCCGCCCTGGACCGGTACGCCGACCTCGCCGCCACCGCCGCCCGGGCCGACGTGCCGGTCTCCGAGGTCACCGACGACGCCCTCGCGGCGCTCGCCGAGACCGTGGCCCCGCAGGGCCTGGTGGCGGTCTGCCGGCACCTCGACGTCCGGCTGGACGAGGCCCTGGCGCGCCGGCCGCGCCTGGTCGCGGTGCTGGCCGGGATCCGCGACCCGGGCAACGCCGGGACCGTGCTGCGCACCGCCGACGCGGCCGGCGCGGGCGCGGTGGTCTTCGCCGGCGAGGCCGTCGACCCCTACAACGGCAAGTGCGTGCGGGCGTCCGCCGGCAGCCTGTTCCACGTCGACGTGGTCCGCGCCGACGACCCGCTCCGGGTGGTCGGGGCGCTGCGGGCCGCCGGGCTGTCCATCTTCGCCACCACCGGGTACGGCGACAGCGACCTCGACGATCTCGCCGACGCCGGCCGGCTCGCCGCGCCCACCGGGTGGCTGTTCGGCTCGGAGGCGCACGGCCTGCCCGAGGAGTTGACCGCGGTCGCCGACGCCCGCGTCCGGGTGCCGCTGCACGGCCGGGCGGAGAGCCTGAACCTGGCTGCGGCGGCGGCCGTCTGCCTGTATTCTTCCGCCAGAGCACTGCGTGCCCCCGGGGGCACGCGCGAAACAGCAGGGGAGTCCGCCTCGTGA
- the rplT gene encoding 50S ribosomal protein L20, producing the protein MARVKRAVNAQKKRRTLLESASGYRGQRSRLYRKAKEQVLHSMQYAYRDRRDRKGDFRQLWIQRINAGARANGMTYNRLIQGLRLAGIEVDRKILADLAVNDAAAFAAIVELARAAVAAEGTGGAAAQAA; encoded by the coding sequence ATGGCACGCGTCAAGCGGGCTGTTAACGCCCAGAAGAAGCGTCGTACCCTGCTGGAGTCCGCGAGCGGTTACCGCGGTCAGCGCTCCCGGCTCTACCGCAAGGCCAAGGAGCAGGTGCTGCACTCGATGCAGTACGCCTACCGGGACCGTCGCGACCGCAAGGGCGACTTCCGGCAGCTCTGGATCCAGCGGATCAACGCCGGGGCCCGGGCCAACGGCATGACCTACAACCGGCTGATCCAGGGCCTGCGCCTGGCCGGCATCGAGGTCGACCGCAAGATCCTGGCCGACCTGGCCGTCAACGACGCCGCCGCGTTCGCGGCGATCGTCGAGCTGGCCCGCGCCGCCGTGGCGGCCGAGGGCACCGGTGGCGCCGCGGCCCAGGCCGCCTGA
- the rpmI gene encoding 50S ribosomal protein L35: MPKMKSHTGMGKRVKVTGKGKIVAQQAGLRHNLEKKASTRTRRLTGTVELAKADTKRIKKLLGR, translated from the coding sequence ATGCCGAAGATGAAGAGCCACACGGGTATGGGCAAGCGGGTCAAGGTGACCGGCAAGGGCAAGATCGTTGCCCAGCAGGCCGGCCTCCGCCACAACCTGGAGAAGAAGGCCAGCACCCGGACCCGTCGGCTGACCGGCACGGTCGAGCTGGCCAAGGCCGACACCAAGCGCATCAAGAAGCTGCTCGGCCGCTGA
- the infC gene encoding translation initiation factor IF-3 encodes MNEQIRAREVRLVGPEGEQVGIVPLERALQLAADVDLDLVEVAPMARPPVCKLMDFGKFKYESALKAREARRNQQQTVIKEMKLRPKIDPHDYETKKGHVVRFLKAGDKVKVTIMFRGREQSRPELGYRLLRRLESEITDLGYVEAAPKQDGRNMIMVLAPHRAVKASAVAATASRGGPRDRAAEESAAPAGGEAPTAGGTAAAGETGPTADTSGQ; translated from the coding sequence GTGAACGAGCAGATCCGGGCACGTGAGGTCCGACTGGTCGGTCCTGAGGGTGAGCAGGTGGGCATCGTCCCGCTGGAGCGCGCTCTGCAACTGGCCGCGGACGTCGATCTGGACCTGGTCGAGGTTGCGCCGATGGCGCGCCCGCCGGTGTGCAAGCTCATGGACTTCGGAAAGTTCAAATACGAGAGCGCACTCAAGGCGCGCGAAGCGCGGCGTAACCAGCAGCAGACCGTCATCAAGGAGATGAAGCTCCGGCCGAAGATCGACCCGCACGACTACGAGACCAAGAAGGGTCACGTGGTGCGGTTCCTCAAGGCGGGCGACAAGGTCAAGGTGACGATCATGTTCCGCGGTCGCGAGCAGAGCCGTCCGGAGCTGGGTTACCGGCTCCTGCGCCGGCTCGAGTCCGAGATCACGGACCTGGGATACGTCGAGGCCGCTCCGAAGCAGGACGGTCGAAACATGATCATGGTGCTCGCTCCGCACCGGGCCGTGAAGGCCTCCGCGGTCGCCGCGACGGCGTCCCGCGGCGGGCCTCGGGACCGCGCCGCGGAGGAGTCCGCAGCCCCGGCAGGTGGCGAGGCCCCGACGGCCGGCGGCACCGCCGCAGCCGGCGAGACCGGCCCGACCGCTGACACCAGCGGCCAGTAA